Proteins from a genomic interval of bacterium:
- the atpH gene encoding ATP synthase F1 subunit delta, producing the protein MSQAAARRYAKALLEIASGKGAVESYATALTALAEAMAPELARLASPLLAREQRASVVDAIATAAGAPADVANLLRVLADKGRIGELPSVAQAYAELAALAAGELTARVTSAAPLDDATVGRLRAKLTRKFGKSVTIRPIVDPSVIGGMKTQVGSLVIDGTLAGQLSRFAGTVRKD; encoded by the coding sequence ATGTCGCAAGCGGCCGCCAGGCGATACGCGAAGGCGCTTCTCGAGATCGCGTCGGGAAAAGGCGCGGTGGAATCCTACGCCACGGCGCTGACCGCGCTGGCCGAGGCGATGGCGCCGGAACTCGCGCGTCTTGCGAGCCCGTTGCTCGCGCGAGAGCAGCGCGCAAGCGTCGTCGACGCGATCGCGACGGCGGCCGGTGCGCCGGCGGATGTCGCCAACCTGCTTCGCGTGCTCGCGGACAAGGGACGCATCGGCGAATTGCCCAGCGTGGCGCAGGCGTACGCGGAGTTGGCCGCCCTGGCCGCGGGCGAATTGACCGCGCGCGTCACGAGCGCGGCGCCGCTTGACGACGCGACGGTCGGCCGCCTGCGCGCGAAACTGACGAGAAAATTCGGAAAGAGCGTGACGATCCGCCCCATCGTCGATCCCTCGGTGATCGGCGGCATGAAGACGCAGGTCGGCTCGCTCGTGATCGACGGAACCCTCGCGGGGCAACTGTCCCGCTTCGCTGGAACGGTGAGGAAGGACTAA
- the atpF gene encoding F0F1 ATP synthase subunit B, with amino-acid sequence MRTDRLRNAAIRPVSPRFALGIALALCVVGLGGSAFAHPLSEAHAHLSDYDVEAATTAGIAHAHELEEPHGHVGDAADLIVASTDAHAAEETHGSGDAGGHGAEYHFPIGEIVASVINFVIFVALLVWLAKSGVRSYYKRRAETLQAAVREAEAAMAEAKATQEELTARLSSMTDEAERILENARAAAEKHGREGVEAARKQAERILADAEATVQTELRETLDALSVELAERVVNVARDLLKERVDASAQRKLVDEYINRVDEA; translated from the coding sequence ATGCGTACGGACCGCCTTCGGAACGCCGCCATCCGCCCGGTTTCCCCACGTTTTGCGCTTGGCATCGCGCTCGCGCTGTGCGTCGTGGGACTGGGTGGAAGCGCGTTTGCGCACCCGCTTTCCGAGGCCCACGCGCATCTGTCCGATTACGATGTCGAGGCGGCGACGACCGCGGGCATCGCCCATGCGCATGAGCTGGAAGAGCCGCACGGGCACGTCGGCGACGCCGCCGATCTGATCGTCGCCTCGACGGACGCGCATGCGGCCGAGGAAACGCACGGTTCGGGCGACGCCGGCGGGCACGGCGCCGAATACCATTTCCCCATCGGCGAGATCGTCGCGTCCGTCATCAACTTCGTCATCTTCGTCGCGCTTCTCGTGTGGCTCGCCAAAAGCGGCGTGCGTTCGTATTACAAACGCCGCGCCGAGACCTTGCAGGCGGCGGTGCGCGAGGCCGAGGCCGCGATGGCCGAGGCCAAGGCGACGCAAGAAGAGCTGACCGCGCGTCTTTCCAGCATGACCGACGAGGCCGAGCGAATCCTCGAAAACGCCCGCGCCGCCGCCGAAAAGCATGGCCGCGAGGGCGTCGAGGCCGCGCGCAAGCAGGCCGAGCGCATCCTCGCTGACGCCGAGGCCACGGTTCAGACGGAATTGCGCGAGACGCTCGACGCCTTGTCGGTCGAATTGGCGGAACGCGTCGTGAACGTGGCGCGCGACCTATTGAAAGAGCGCGTCGACGCAAGTGCGCAGCGCAAGCTCGTCGACGAATACATCAACCGCGTGGACGAGGCGTAA